The proteins below are encoded in one region of Pseudoduganella armeniaca:
- a CDS encoding ABC transporter ATP-binding protein, translated as MKLQLKDISLRVGAETHLYPLDLELVPGTINVLLGPTQAGKTTLMRVIAGLDRPSAGRILVDGKDVTGVSVRERKLAMVYQQFVNYPAMTVFDNIAAPLRLQRRPEAEVRERVTAMAEKLHISHLLQRLPGALSGGQQQRCALARALVKKAPLVLLDEPLVNLDYKLREELRAELASLFADGATTVVYATTEPQEALLLGGQTVVMDAGRILQTGPTLETYSRPISIRSAAIFNDPPMNVLAGRMEDGHTIRLDAGPLLRLAGAPLALGQGKPCKVGIRCHHVGLSASAADVNRLDCTVDLSELSGSETYVHLRLGDAGIVAQVPGVHSVAIDSKVEAWVDPQELFIFDADGALLRSPREASHGAH; from the coding sequence GTGAAGCTGCAGCTGAAAGACATCAGCTTGCGGGTCGGCGCCGAGACGCATCTGTATCCTCTGGACCTGGAACTGGTCCCTGGAACGATCAACGTCCTGCTCGGGCCCACGCAAGCTGGCAAGACCACCCTGATGCGCGTGATCGCGGGGCTGGACCGCCCCAGCGCCGGCCGCATCCTCGTCGATGGCAAGGACGTCACGGGCGTCAGTGTGCGCGAACGCAAGCTGGCGATGGTGTACCAGCAGTTCGTCAACTACCCCGCGATGACGGTGTTCGACAATATCGCCGCGCCGCTGCGCCTGCAGCGCCGCCCGGAGGCCGAGGTGCGCGAGCGCGTGACGGCCATGGCCGAGAAGCTGCACATTAGCCACCTGCTGCAGCGCCTGCCCGGCGCGCTGTCCGGCGGCCAGCAGCAGCGCTGCGCGCTGGCCCGCGCCCTCGTCAAGAAGGCGCCGCTGGTGCTGCTGGACGAGCCCCTCGTCAACCTCGACTACAAGCTGCGTGAAGAACTGCGCGCGGAGCTGGCGTCGCTGTTTGCAGATGGCGCTACCACGGTCGTGTATGCCACCACCGAGCCGCAGGAAGCGCTGCTGCTGGGCGGCCAGACCGTCGTGATGGACGCCGGCCGCATCCTGCAGACCGGTCCCACGCTGGAGACCTACAGCCGGCCGATCTCGATCCGCTCCGCGGCGATCTTCAACGATCCGCCGATGAACGTGCTGGCCGGCCGCATGGAAGACGGCCACACGATCCGGCTCGATGCCGGACCATTGCTGCGCCTCGCCGGTGCCCCGCTGGCACTGGGCCAGGGCAAGCCCTGCAAGGTCGGCATCCGCTGCCACCACGTGGGGCTGAGCGCCAGCGCGGCCGACGTCAATCGGCTGGACTGCACGGTCGACCTCTCGGAACTGAGCGGCTCGGAGACCTATGTCCACCTGCGCCTGGGCGATGCGGGCATCGTCGCGCAGGTGCCCGGCGTGCATTCGGTGGCGATCGATTCGAAAGTCGAGGCATGGGTCGATCCGCAGGAACTGTTCATTTTCGACGCGGACGGCGCGCTGCTGCGTTCACCCCGGGAGGCCAGCCATGGCGCGCATTGA
- the glpD gene encoding glycerol-3-phosphate dehydrogenase → MAPYTAPAERLDCDLLVVGGGINGVGIARDAAGRGLRVVLCEQHDLAQHTSSASTKLIHGGLRYLEYHEFKLVRKALQEREVLLRNAPHIMWPLRFVMPHDAAQRPAWMIRAGLFLYDHLAKREFLPGSEGIALAEHEAGEPLKGSYRKGFVYSDGWVDDARLVVLNALDASERGATILIRTTCRSARREGDGWRASLESEERGRIDVRARAVVNAAGPWAGKFAASSLSAGRGYGLRLIKGSHIIVPRLFEHPYAYIFQNPDKRIIFAIPYQDEFTLIGTTDLEYTGEPGKVTISQEEIDYLCEMANRYFNRQIGPQDVVGTYSGVRPLLDDNSSQASAITRDYLLECPDDLPPFLNIWGGKITTYRKLAEEALTILQRRLGTNAPDWTAKAPLPGGDLQLPGMLIVRYDFASFLRRFRGRHPWLPAKLAQRYARNYGSRAERMLGDAVSLADMGTELAPGVYSREVRYLMQVEWARSAEDVLWRRTKCGLHSKAADVERLQQWMEQQQGHRDDARAVNQK, encoded by the coding sequence ATGGCACCTTACACCGCCCCTGCCGAACGCCTGGACTGCGACCTACTGGTCGTCGGCGGCGGCATCAATGGCGTCGGCATCGCCCGTGACGCGGCTGGCCGTGGCTTGCGCGTCGTGCTGTGCGAGCAGCACGACCTGGCGCAGCACACGTCGTCCGCCAGCACCAAGCTGATTCACGGCGGCCTGCGCTACCTGGAGTACCACGAGTTCAAGCTGGTGCGCAAGGCGCTGCAGGAGCGCGAGGTCCTGCTGCGTAACGCGCCGCACATCATGTGGCCGCTGCGTTTCGTCATGCCGCACGATGCCGCGCAGCGCCCCGCCTGGATGATCCGGGCCGGCCTGTTCTTATATGACCATCTGGCCAAGCGCGAGTTCCTGCCCGGCTCCGAAGGCATCGCACTGGCCGAGCACGAGGCGGGCGAGCCGCTGAAGGGCAGCTACCGCAAGGGCTTCGTGTATTCGGACGGCTGGGTCGACGATGCGCGCCTGGTCGTGCTGAACGCGCTCGATGCCAGCGAACGTGGCGCCACCATCCTGATCCGCACCACGTGCCGCTCGGCGCGGCGCGAAGGGGACGGCTGGCGTGCCTCGCTCGAAAGCGAAGAGCGCGGCCGCATCGACGTGCGGGCGCGCGCCGTCGTCAACGCCGCCGGTCCGTGGGCCGGCAAGTTCGCGGCGTCGTCGCTGAGCGCGGGCCGCGGCTATGGCCTGCGGCTGATCAAGGGCAGCCACATCATCGTGCCGCGGCTGTTCGAGCACCCGTACGCCTACATCTTCCAGAACCCGGACAAGCGCATCATCTTCGCCATTCCGTACCAGGACGAATTCACGCTGATCGGCACCACCGACCTGGAATACACGGGCGAGCCGGGCAAGGTCACCATCAGCCAGGAGGAGATCGACTACCTGTGCGAGATGGCCAACCGCTATTTCAACCGCCAGATCGGCCCGCAGGACGTCGTCGGCACCTACTCCGGCGTGCGTCCGCTCCTGGACGACAACTCCAGCCAGGCCTCCGCCATCACGCGCGACTACCTGCTCGAATGCCCGGACGACCTGCCGCCGTTCCTGAATATCTGGGGCGGCAAGATCACCACGTATCGCAAGCTGGCCGAGGAGGCATTAACCATCCTGCAGCGCCGCCTCGGCACCAACGCGCCCGATTGGACGGCCAAGGCGCCGCTGCCGGGCGGCGACCTGCAGCTGCCCGGCATGCTGATCGTGCGCTACGACTTCGCCAGCTTCCTGCGCCGCTTCCGTGGGCGTCATCCCTGGCTGCCGGCCAAGCTGGCGCAGCGCTACGCCCGCAATTACGGCAGCCGCGCCGAGCGCATGCTGGGCGACGCCGTCAGCCTGGCCGACATGGGCACAGAACTCGCACCCGGTGTGTACAGCCGCGAGGTACGCTATCTCATGCAGGTAGAATGGGCCCGCAGCGCCGAGGACGTGCTGTGGCGCCGCACCAAGTGCGGCTTGCACAGCAAGGCGGCGGACGTCGAACGGCTGCAGCAGTGGATGGAACAGCAGCAAGGGCACCGGGACGATGCCCGCGCCGTGAATCAGAAGTGA
- a CDS encoding carbohydrate ABC transporter permease, whose product MSQSFVKNNRIPRAVMMVLYVAFTLVPLYWMLNTSLKTNEETLSVFTLWPHNLTWDNYKTIFTDPSWYGGYINSMIYVAMNTTFSLLVALPAAYGFSRYRFLGDKHMFFWLLTNRMTPPAVFLLPFFQLYSTVGLMDTHIAVALAHMLFNVPLAVWILEGFMSGISREIDETAYIDGYSFPRFFLQIFLPLIKAGVGVTAFFCFMFSWVELLLARTLTSVDAKPISAIMTRTVSAAGMDWGVLAAAGVLTLVPGMLVIWFVRNHIAKGFAMGRV is encoded by the coding sequence ATGAGCCAGTCCTTCGTCAAGAACAACCGCATCCCGCGCGCCGTCATGATGGTGCTGTACGTGGCCTTTACCCTGGTGCCGTTGTACTGGATGCTCAACACGTCGTTGAAGACCAACGAGGAAACCCTGTCGGTGTTCACGCTGTGGCCGCACAACCTCACGTGGGACAACTACAAGACGATCTTCACCGACCCGTCCTGGTACGGCGGCTACATCAATTCGATGATCTACGTGGCGATGAACACCACGTTCTCGCTGCTGGTCGCGCTGCCCGCTGCGTATGGCTTCTCGCGCTACCGCTTCCTGGGCGACAAGCACATGTTCTTCTGGCTGCTGACGAACCGCATGACGCCGCCGGCCGTGTTCCTGCTGCCGTTCTTCCAGCTGTATTCGACGGTCGGCCTGATGGACACGCACATCGCCGTGGCGCTGGCGCACATGCTGTTCAACGTGCCGCTGGCCGTGTGGATCCTGGAAGGCTTCATGTCCGGCATCTCGCGCGAGATCGACGAGACGGCCTACATCGACGGCTACTCGTTCCCGCGCTTCTTCCTGCAGATCTTCCTGCCGCTGATCAAGGCAGGTGTCGGCGTGACCGCCTTCTTCTGCTTCATGTTCAGCTGGGTCGAACTGCTGCTGGCGCGCACCTTGACGTCGGTGGACGCCAAGCCGATCAGCGCCATCATGACCCGTACCGTGTCGGCCGCCGGCATGGACTGGGGCGTGCTGGCCGCCGCCGGCGTGCTGACCCTGGTGCCGGGCATGCTGGTGATCTGGTTCGTGCGCAATCATATTGCCAAAGGTTTCGCGATGGGGAGGGTGTGA
- a CDS encoding carbohydrate ABC transporter permease — translation MNKPYNNKAWFFILPVFVCVAFSAILPLMTVVNYSVQDIISPTQAVFVGLEWFREIMRDPELHGALARQMIYSLCVLLVQIPLGIALALAMPSKGWKSSLSLVLLSMPLLIPWNVVGTIWQIFGRTDIGLGGHALQLLGVDYNYTSNTLDAWLTVLLMDVWHWTPLVALLAFAGLRSIPDAYYQAAQIDGASRWAVFRHIQLPKMRGVLMIAVLLRFMDSFMIYTEPFVLTGGGPGNSTTFLSQYLTQKAVGQFDLGPAAAFSLIYFLIILLFSFVLYNWMQKAGNSQQAESDHA, via the coding sequence GTGAACAAGCCCTATAACAACAAGGCCTGGTTCTTCATCCTGCCGGTGTTCGTGTGCGTCGCGTTTTCCGCGATCCTGCCGCTGATGACGGTGGTGAACTACTCGGTGCAGGACATTATCAGCCCCACGCAGGCCGTCTTCGTCGGCCTCGAATGGTTCCGCGAAATCATGCGCGACCCCGAACTGCATGGCGCGCTGGCGCGCCAGATGATCTATTCGCTGTGCGTGCTGCTGGTGCAGATCCCGCTGGGGATCGCGCTGGCGCTGGCGATGCCGTCGAAGGGCTGGAAGTCGTCGCTGTCGCTGGTGCTGCTGTCGATGCCGCTGCTGATTCCCTGGAACGTGGTGGGCACGATCTGGCAGATCTTCGGCCGCACCGACATCGGCCTGGGTGGCCATGCCCTGCAACTGCTGGGGGTCGACTACAACTACACCTCGAACACGCTGGACGCCTGGCTGACCGTGCTGCTGATGGACGTGTGGCACTGGACCCCGCTGGTGGCACTGCTGGCCTTCGCCGGCCTGCGCTCGATCCCGGACGCCTACTATCAAGCGGCCCAGATCGACGGCGCCAGCCGCTGGGCCGTGTTCCGCCACATCCAGCTGCCGAAGATGCGCGGCGTGCTGATGATCGCCGTGCTGCTGCGCTTCATGGACAGCTTCATGATCTACACGGAACCGTTCGTGCTGACCGGCGGCGGTCCCGGCAACTCGACCACCTTCCTCAGCCAGTACCTGACGCAGAAGGCGGTCGGCCAGTTCGACCTGGGCCCGGCGGCGGCGTTCTCGCTGATCTACTTCCTGATCATCCTGCTGTTCAGCTTCGTGCTGTACAACTGGATGCAGAAGGCCGGCAACAGCCAGCAAGCGGAGAGCGACCATGCCTAG
- a CDS encoding Hcp family type VI secretion system effector, translating into MAIDVYLQIDGIKGESMDDAHNGWIECTGVNWGIHQPRSATASTGGGHTAERAELEEVSFHKISDLASPILMQTCATGKTIPKAKFEFMRADGDGKPVKYFEIELENVLIGGISPGIEQGSLLSEHVSLKFSKVKWRYTQQRIAGGVGGSTVGGWDLAANRIVV; encoded by the coding sequence ATGGCAATCGATGTATATCTGCAAATCGACGGAATCAAGGGCGAGTCGATGGATGATGCGCACAACGGCTGGATCGAGTGTACGGGCGTGAACTGGGGCATTCACCAACCGCGTAGCGCGACCGCGTCTACTGGTGGCGGCCATACGGCGGAGCGCGCGGAATTGGAGGAGGTAAGCTTTCACAAGATTTCCGATCTCGCCAGTCCTATCCTGATGCAAACCTGCGCAACGGGTAAGACCATTCCGAAAGCCAAGTTTGAATTCATGCGTGCCGACGGAGACGGCAAGCCGGTGAAATACTTTGAAATTGAATTGGAAAACGTGCTCATTGGCGGCATCAGCCCAGGCATCGAGCAGGGGAGTCTGTTGAGCGAGCATGTGTCGCTCAAGTTTTCCAAGGTTAAGTGGCGATACACACAGCAGCGCATTGCTGGCGGTGTTGGCGGTAGCACCGTAGGTGGCTGGGACTTGGCTGCAAACCGGATCGTTGTCTAA
- a CDS encoding DUF2160 domain-containing protein codes for MEWSFAWMAWTTPVAVFFGCIVLMLAAMTVLELRWPTVERKGFLPMRTTRGDRLFIGLLTAAYVNLAWVGFTDLNQWIGAGLSFAALVLIMAKA; via the coding sequence ATGGAATGGTCATTCGCATGGATGGCGTGGACGACGCCGGTCGCGGTATTCTTCGGTTGCATCGTGCTGATGCTGGCGGCGATGACGGTGCTGGAACTGCGCTGGCCCACGGTCGAACGCAAGGGCTTCCTGCCGATGCGCACGACGCGGGGCGACCGCCTGTTCATCGGGCTGCTGACGGCGGCCTACGTCAACCTGGCGTGGGTCGGCTTCACCGACCTGAATCAGTGGATCGGCGCGGGACTCAGCTTTGCCGCGCTGGTGCTCATCATGGCGAAAGCCTGA
- a CDS encoding ABC transporter ATP-binding protein — protein sequence MARIEFRNLGHAYGKNPQAPEDFALQPMNMVWEDGGAYALLGPSGCGKSTLLNIISGLLVPSHGQVLFDGKDMTDTPTRGRNIAQVFQFPVLYDTMTVYDNLAFPLRNRKVPEAEVHKRVHEVAEILGMKDALKVRASGMSADAKQKISLGRGLVRKDVSAILFDEPLTVIDPHLKWQLRRQLKQIHQQLKLTLIYVTHDQVEALTFADEVVVMTNGKIVQKGAPDALFERPDHTFVGYFIGSPGMNFYPVRVDAQDTAGIYIGNDRLAVDPDRVSQLKRAQGTLSMGIRPEFVELAPAGTEGALEAEIRHVQQLGTCQLVTGTVAGHPLKGKLETSVPVQAGRHWLRLARPQTIFFCNDERIAQ from the coding sequence ATGGCGCGCATTGAGTTTCGTAACCTGGGCCATGCCTATGGCAAGAACCCGCAGGCCCCAGAGGACTTCGCGCTGCAACCGATGAACATGGTGTGGGAAGACGGCGGCGCCTATGCGCTGCTGGGCCCTTCCGGCTGCGGCAAATCCACGCTGCTGAACATCATCTCGGGCCTGTTGGTGCCGTCGCACGGCCAGGTCCTGTTCGACGGCAAGGACATGACGGACACGCCCACGCGCGGCCGCAATATCGCCCAGGTGTTCCAGTTCCCCGTGCTGTACGACACGATGACGGTGTACGACAACCTGGCCTTCCCGCTGCGTAACCGCAAGGTGCCGGAAGCGGAAGTGCACAAGCGCGTGCACGAGGTGGCGGAGATCCTCGGCATGAAGGACGCGCTGAAGGTGCGCGCCAGCGGCATGTCGGCGGACGCGAAGCAGAAAATCTCGCTGGGCCGCGGCCTGGTGCGCAAGGACGTCTCGGCCATCCTGTTCGATGAACCGCTGACGGTGATCGACCCGCACCTGAAATGGCAGCTGCGCCGTCAGCTGAAACAAATTCACCAGCAGTTGAAATTGACCTTGATCTACGTGACGCACGACCAGGTCGAGGCGCTGACGTTCGCCGACGAAGTGGTCGTCATGACGAACGGGAAGATCGTGCAGAAGGGCGCGCCCGATGCGCTGTTCGAGCGCCCGGACCACACCTTCGTCGGCTACTTCATCGGCAGCCCCGGCATGAACTTCTACCCGGTCCGGGTGGACGCGCAGGACACGGCCGGCATCTACATCGGCAACGACCGCCTGGCGGTGGACCCCGACCGCGTCTCGCAGTTGAAGCGCGCGCAGGGCACGCTGTCGATGGGCATCCGGCCCGAGTTCGTCGAGCTGGCACCGGCCGGCACCGAAGGCGCGCTGGAAGCGGAGATCCGCCACGTGCAGCAGCTGGGCACCTGCCAGCTCGTCACGGGTACGGTGGCCGGCCACCCGCTCAAGGGCAAGCTGGAAACGTCGGTGCCGGTACAGGCGGGGCGCCACTGGCTGCGCCTGGCCCGTCCGCAGACCATCTTCTTCTGCAACGATGAAAGGATCGCGCAGTGA
- a CDS encoding lysozyme, with protein MSPEAKVRMRNTERTEYRYYNDMGENRGHCTWGAGILAHRGVCTPEELTRVVSAAEVNAEFDRRVREAEATIHRNIHVALNQAQFDALVSFTYNAGPDGSADTYALINKNDFKGAGANMQKFIRVKVKTKTGTKKVIARGLVTRRAQESAPFLKSDADASAASN; from the coding sequence ATGAGTCCAGAAGCAAAGGTCAGGATGCGAAACACCGAACGGACCGAGTACAGGTACTACAACGATATGGGCGAAAACAGGGGACACTGCACGTGGGGCGCAGGCATCCTCGCACACAGAGGCGTGTGCACACCTGAAGAGTTGACCCGCGTGGTCAGTGCAGCTGAGGTAAACGCGGAATTTGACCGACGTGTTCGCGAGGCTGAGGCGACAATTCATCGAAACATACACGTCGCGCTAAACCAGGCGCAGTTCGACGCACTGGTCAGCTTTACGTATAACGCCGGTCCTGACGGCTCTGCGGACACTTATGCTTTGATCAATAAAAACGACTTCAAGGGCGCTGGGGCGAACATGCAGAAATTCATCAGGGTTAAGGTCAAGACAAAAACTGGAACGAAGAAGGTGATTGCAAGAGGTCTCGTCACTCGCCGGGCGCAGGAAAGCGCCCCGTTCCTGAAATCGGACGCCGACGCATCGGCTGCAAGCAACTGA
- a CDS encoding ABC transporter substrate-binding protein, whose amino-acid sequence MSNPAMADTKAAEKWIDSEFKPSTLSRAQQLEEMNWFINAAAKLKAKGVKEIHVVSESLDTHVYESKTLAKAFEEITGIKVVHDVIQEGDLVEKMQTSMQSGKSIYDGWVNDSDLIGTHYRYGQTVVLSDYMAGPGKEFTNPGLDLKDFIGTSFTTAPDGKLYQLPDQQFANLYWFRADWFARKDLQEKFKAKYGYDLGVPQNWSAYEDIASFFTNDVKELDGKKVFGHMDYGKKDPSLGWRFTDAWLSMAGAADKGLPNGLPVDEWGIRVAADKCTPVGASVARGGATNSPAAVYALTKYLDWMKKYAPPQALGMTFSESGPVPSQGHIAQQIFWYTGFTASMTKAGLPVVNSDGTPKWRMAPGPHGPYWKDGMQNGYQDVGSWTYLKSTPPDRLAAAWLYGQFVTAKTVSLKKSIVGLTFIRDSDIRSKAMTDMAPKLGGLVEFYRSPARVAWTPTGNNVPDYPKLAQLWWKNVSTAISGEKTPQGAMDNLADEMDKILGRLQRAGMAKCAPKLADKKDPASMMTNNAAPWAKLANEKPKGETIPYDQLLKAWQAGKVR is encoded by the coding sequence ATGAGCAATCCCGCCATGGCGGACACCAAGGCGGCCGAGAAGTGGATCGACAGCGAATTCAAGCCCAGCACCTTGAGCCGCGCGCAGCAGCTGGAAGAAATGAACTGGTTCATCAACGCCGCGGCCAAGCTGAAGGCCAAGGGCGTCAAGGAAATCCACGTGGTGTCGGAGTCGCTCGACACGCACGTCTACGAATCGAAAACGCTGGCCAAGGCCTTCGAGGAGATCACCGGCATCAAGGTGGTGCACGACGTGATCCAGGAGGGCGACCTGGTCGAGAAGATGCAGACTTCCATGCAGTCGGGTAAATCGATCTACGACGGCTGGGTCAACGACTCGGACCTGATCGGCACCCACTACCGCTATGGCCAGACCGTCGTGCTGTCCGACTACATGGCCGGTCCCGGCAAGGAGTTCACCAACCCGGGCCTGGACCTGAAGGACTTCATCGGCACCAGCTTCACCACCGCGCCGGACGGCAAGCTGTACCAGCTGCCCGACCAGCAGTTCGCCAATCTGTACTGGTTCCGCGCCGACTGGTTCGCGCGCAAGGACCTGCAGGAGAAGTTCAAGGCGAAATACGGCTACGACCTGGGCGTGCCGCAGAACTGGTCGGCCTACGAGGACATCGCCAGCTTCTTCACCAACGACGTCAAGGAACTCGATGGCAAGAAGGTGTTCGGCCACATGGACTACGGCAAGAAGGACCCGTCCTTGGGCTGGCGCTTTACCGATGCGTGGCTGTCGATGGCCGGTGCCGCCGACAAGGGCCTGCCGAACGGCCTGCCGGTGGACGAGTGGGGCATCCGCGTCGCGGCCGACAAGTGCACGCCGGTCGGCGCCTCGGTGGCGCGCGGCGGTGCGACCAACTCGCCGGCCGCCGTCTACGCACTGACCAAGTACCTGGACTGGATGAAAAAATACGCGCCGCCGCAGGCGCTGGGCATGACGTTCTCGGAATCCGGCCCGGTGCCGTCGCAGGGCCACATCGCCCAACAGATCTTCTGGTACACCGGCTTCACCGCCAGCATGACGAAGGCGGGCCTGCCGGTGGTGAACAGCGACGGCACGCCGAAGTGGCGCATGGCCCCCGGCCCGCACGGTCCATACTGGAAGGACGGCATGCAGAACGGCTACCAGGACGTGGGCTCGTGGACCTACCTGAAGAGCACCCCGCCTGACCGCCTGGCCGCCGCCTGGCTGTACGGCCAGTTCGTCACGGCGAAGACCGTCTCGCTGAAAAAATCCATCGTCGGCCTGACCTTCATTCGCGATTCCGACATCCGCTCGAAAGCGATGACGGACATGGCGCCGAAGCTGGGCGGCCTGGTCGAGTTCTACCGCAGCCCGGCGCGCGTAGCGTGGACGCCGACCGGCAACAACGTGCCGGACTATCCGAAACTGGCGCAGCTGTGGTGGAAGAACGTCTCCACCGCGATCTCGGGCGAGAAGACGCCGCAGGGCGCGATGGACAACCTGGCCGACGAGATGGACAAGATCCTCGGTCGCCTGCAACGCGCCGGCATGGCCAAGTGCGCGCCGAAGCTGGCCGACAAGAAGGATCCGGCCTCGATGATGACCAACAACGCGGCGCCGTGGGCCAAGCTGGCCAACGAGAAGCCGAAGGGTGAGACCATCCCGTACGACCAGCTGCTGAAAGCCTGGCAGGCCGGCAAGGTACGCTGA
- a CDS encoding DeoR/GlpR family DNA-binding transcription regulator — MTPRHRRLLDHIRQHGDTSVEELARILGVTTQTIRRDIRELEDERLLARYHGGVSIPSTVENIDYDQRRVMDSDAKRRIGQLAAAQVENDRSLIINIGTTTEEVSKALLRHRGLRVVTNNLNVASILSNCDDAEVIVAGGVVRKRDRGIVGEATIDFMRQFKVDIGIIGVSGIEADGTLLDYDYREVRVTQTIMEQSRQVWLVADHTKFGRHALVRLGSIAQVDKFFTDLPVPAEAAEAFEKAGVEVVVAGAEPAS; from the coding sequence ATGACGCCACGCCACCGCCGCCTGCTCGACCACATCCGCCAGCACGGCGACACCTCCGTAGAAGAACTGGCCCGCATCCTGGGCGTGACGACCCAGACGATCCGGCGCGACATCCGCGAACTGGAAGACGAGCGCCTGCTGGCGCGCTATCACGGCGGCGTCAGCATCCCGTCGACGGTGGAGAACATCGACTACGACCAGCGCCGCGTGATGGACAGCGACGCCAAGCGCCGCATCGGCCAGCTGGCCGCGGCGCAGGTGGAGAATGACCGCTCGCTGATCATCAATATCGGCACCACGACCGAGGAAGTGTCGAAAGCGCTGCTGCGCCACCGCGGCCTGCGCGTGGTGACGAACAACCTGAACGTGGCGTCGATCCTGTCCAACTGCGACGACGCCGAAGTGATCGTCGCCGGCGGTGTCGTGCGCAAGCGCGACCGCGGTATCGTCGGCGAGGCCACCATCGACTTCATGCGGCAGTTCAAGGTCGATATCGGCATCATCGGCGTTTCCGGCATCGAGGCCGATGGCACGCTGCTCGATTACGACTATCGCGAGGTGCGCGTCACGCAGACAATCATGGAGCAGTCACGCCAGGTTTGGCTGGTGGCCGATCACACCAAGTTCGGGCGGCATGCGCTGGTGCGGCTGGGGAGTATTGCGCAGGTCGATAAATTCTTTACGGATTTGCCGGTGCCGGCGGAGGCTGCGGAGGCTTTTGAGAAGGCTGGGGTGGAGGTGGTGGTGGCGGGGGCGGAGCCTGCTTCGTGA